CGCGATCGCGGTCGCCATGGCCGCGGTGTGGGCCGCGCTCGGGCAGGCCGGCGCCGACGAGCTGGTCGTGTCCGTGGCCGGGTGGCTGGCCCTCACCAACGGGATGCTCGCCGTGTTCAACCTGCTGCCCGGAGCACCGCTCGACGGTGGACGGATCCTGCGTGCCGTGCTCTGGTGGCGCCGGGGTGACCGGGTCAGCGCCGCCAGCACAGCTGCAGCAGCCGGACAGGTGCTGGGCTGGTGCCTCATCGCGACCGCGACCATGGCCGTGCTGCTCGGTGATGTCGTCGACGGGCTGTGGCTCACGATGATCGGGTGGTTCGTGCTGACCGCGGCCCGCACCGAGCAGGTGGCTACCCAGGCGGAGCGAGCGCTGGGAGGCATCGTCGTCCGTGACGTGATGAGCACCGGGGTGCGTACCGGTTCGGCTGACACGACGGTGGACGAGTTCATCTCACGCTACGTCGTGAGCGGTCACCACTCGTGCTACCCGGTGGTCGAGGCCGGGGGAGCGGTCGTCGGCCTGATGACCCTCGGGTGCCTGCGAGCCGTCCCCGCCGCGGCCCGGTCGACCACCTCGGCCCGAGACGCGTGCCTGCGGATGGAGGAGATCGCCCGCTGCGGACCCGACGAGCCGTTGGTCCAAGTCCTGTCGCGGGTCACCCGGCAGTCCGGACTACGTGCGCTCGTCTTCCAGGACGGCCTGCTCGTCGGCATCGTGACGCCGTCCGACGTCGCGCGCACCCTGGAGTCGCGGGCCCTGGCGGCGACCCGATGACGGAGCCGTGGCTCTTCGCCGAGACGCCGGCCACGTTGGCGGCGACCAGCGTCACCGTCATGGAGGGCACGACCTTCTGTATCGGCGACGGAGCGGGCGACCTCGGTGGCGTGGACCCGGGAGGCTTGTTCGTGCGCGACACCCGGGTGCTGCTGGTCTGGGATCTCGTTGTCGCCGGGCGCAGGGCGGCGCCCCTGAACGTCCACCACGAGTCGCCGTACTCCGTGGTGCACGTCGGACACCTCCGCCTCCCCTCCGCGGAGGGGGCGCAGGAGGTCTTGGTGACCCGGCACCGGGTGGTGGGCGACGGCATGCGGGAGGAGATCGGTCTCGTGAACTGCTCCGGGCGAGCGTGCCGCGTCGACCTGCGACTGCTCGTCGGGGCCGACCTGGCCGACCTGTTCGAAGTCAAGGACGGGCGCGTGCCCGGACGTCCGCTACCGACGACAGTCGAGCGTCACAACCACCTGCGGGTGGACGGGGATCGTGCGTCCGGATCCGGTGTCGTGATCGTCCCGGACGACGCGGCGGTCGCCGACGCAGGCAGCCTCTTGTGGAGCGTCGAGCTCGAGCCCCACCAGGCGTGGACCACGGATGTCGAGGTCCTGGTGAGGGTGGGCGGCGAGCTGCTGGCCGCGCTGCATCCACGTGGTCTCCCGGCGAGCGAGGCGCTGCCCTTCCAGCGGCGGGCCGACTGGTGGGCTGCCGCACCGACGCTGGAAACCCCGGACCGACGGACCCGGGAGGTGCTGCGGACCAGCGTCGAGGACCTCGGCAGCCTCCGGATCATGGACCCGGCGCATCCTGATCAGCAGGCCGTCGCGGCAGGGGCTCCGTGGTTCATGGCCCTGTTCGGACGTGACTCGCTGATCTCGTCGCTGATGCTCCTGCCGCTCGCGCCCGATCTGGCGCTGGGCACCTGCCGCGCGCTAGCCGCGCATCAGGGACGCGAACGGGTCGACGTGACGGAGGAGGAGGCCGGCCGGATCCTGCACGAGCTGCGCCTGGGCCCGGCCGGCACCTTGGCGCTCGGCGGTGGCAGCGCGTACTTCGGCAGCGTCGACGCCACGCCACTCTTCGTGATGACGATGGGCGAGATAGTGCGTTGGTGCGGGCCGGAGGCCGTGACGCCCGACCTGATGGGTGCGGTGGACCGGGCCCTGGACTGGATCGCGAGGTCCAGCGACCACGAAGGCTTCCTGTCCTACGCCCGAATGACCCCGCAGGGGCTGCGGAACCAGGGCTGGAAGGACTCGTGGGACGGCGTCAACTTCGCTGACGGTCGGCTGGCCGAGGCGCCGATAGCCCTGGCCGAGGTCCAGGGATATGTCTACGCGGCCCTGTTGGCTCGCGCCACGCTGGCGGAGGCGCTCGAGGGAGGTCGCGGCGCCGACACCTGGCGTCGTCGCGCGGACGACCTCAAGGAACGCTTCGACGAGCGGTTCTGGCTTCCGGAGCTCGGCTGGTTCGCTTCCGCGCTCGACCGTGACGAGCGACCTGTCGACGCACTGACGTCGGCACTCGGCCATCTGCTGTGGACGGGCATCGTCGACTCGTCGCGAGCCGATCGGGTGGCAGAGCTACTGCTGTCACCCGAGCTCTTCTCAGGATGGGGCGTCCGGACGCTCGCGACATCGATGGCGCGCTACGACCCGCTGAGCTACCACAACGGGTCGGTCTGGCCACACGACACCGCCATCGCTGTCTCCGGGCTGGCTCGCTACGGCTACCACGACGGGGCCGCTCAGGTGGCTGACGGTCTGCTCGACGCCTCCCTGTGCTTCGAGCATCGCCTGCCGGAGCTGTTCGGCGGGTTCGCCCGCGGTACACCCACGGTCCCCGTCCCCTACCCGGCAGCGTGTGCGCCCCAGGCGTGGGCCGCCGCAGCGCCGGTGGAGCTGCTGCGTGCCCTGATCGGCCTCACGCCGGCGGACGACGGACTGGCGTGCACGCCCTTCGTCCCACACGGGTTGCTCCCTCTCCGGTTGGACGGGGTGCGCAGCCGCGGTGCGTCCTACCTGGTCGAGGTGGCGTCCGACGGGCGGCACCGGGTACGGCGTCGCACCTGAGCAGCAGGTCGCTGGTCCTACGGTCGGGGACTTCCGGCCCTGACCATCTGGTGGGCGCCGGGCGCAGGATCGCTGCACGGCCGACCGCACGAGACGAGGATCGAGGACCGGCGATGAGCACTGGAACCGACATGACGTTCGCCGACCGCGTGGATGCCGGACGCCAGCTGGCACAGCGGCTCCAGCACCTGCGTGGCCAGGACGTGGTGGTGCTGGGACTTCCCCGAGGCGGGGTGCCTGTCGCCTACGAGGTGGCGCGCGGGTTGCGAGCTCCGCTCGACGTGATCGTGGTGCGCAAGCTCGGCCTGCCCTTCCAGCCCGAGCTGGCCATGGGGGCGATCGGCGAGGGCGGCTACGAGGTACTCGACAGGGGCCTCATCGCGCGCACCGGTGTGACACCTCGGCAGGTCGAGTCCGTCCGGGCCCACGAGCGAGCCGAGCTCGAGGACCGGGTACGACGATTCCGCCGTGGAAGAGAACCCGTCGATCTGTCGGGACGCACCGCGGTCATCGTCGACGACGGAGTCGCGACCGGTGCCACGGCGGTCGTGGCCTGCCGGGCCGCGCGACACCTGGGAGCAGCGCGGGTGCTGGTCGCCGCGCCGGTGGGGCCGCGGGGGCTGCGCCGGCAGGACCTCGGCGCGGACGACGTCGTCCTGGTCCGGGCCCCCGAGCCGTTCTGGGCGGTCGGCCGGCACTACCGCGACTTCAGGCCCACCACCGACGACGAGGTCGTCGCCCTGCTCGACGCGGCGTACACCGACCGGGCGCCGACCGGGCCGAGCGGGACCGGCCACGATGCCGACGTCGAGATCCCGATGGGGGACGTCGTCCTGCATGGCCACCTGCACCTGCCGGCGCAGCCACGGGGCGTCGTGGTCTTCGCCCACGGCACCGGGAGCAGCCGCCACAGCAGCCGCAACCAGTACGTCGCCCACGTGCTGCGCGAGGCGGGCCTCGGCACGCTCCTGCTGGACCTGCTCACCCCCGAGGAGGAGCCGGACCGCGCAAACGTCTTCGACATCGCCCTGCTGGCCGGCCGGGTGGCGACCGCCGTCAGGTGGCTGCGCACGCGGCCGGATGTCGGCGTGGCCCGGATCGGCCTGTTCGGGGCGAGCACCGGCGCGGGCGCCGCTTTGTGGGCTGCGGCGGACACCGAGCTCGACATCGCCGCGGTGGTCTCCCGCGGTGGACGTCCGGACCTGGCCGGTCCGCACCTGGGCAACGTGACGGCGCCGACCCTCCTGATCGTCGGCGGCGCGGATCCGCAGGTGCTGCGACTGAACCAGCTGGCCGCCGACCGGCTGGGTGGCGTGAGCCGGCTGCGGGTCGTGCCGCGCGCGACGCACCTGTTCGAGGAGCCCGGGACGCTGCGTGAGGTCGCGCACCTCGCTCGGGAGTGGTTCAGCCACTACCTGCTGGCCGCGACGCACCGGTCGGGGACCGGGCCGGTGGTCACCAGATGAGTACTCGCCTTGACGCCCTCGACCGGGCGGCAGCGTCCCAGGCCCAGCGCTTGGCGCGCCCTCTCGTCACCGCGGCGGACCTCGATCCACTGGTGGCGCGCCTGGGCCCGGTCCGGTTGGCCTGCCTCGGTGAGGCGTCGCACGGCACCCGCGAGTTCTACCGGTGGCGGGCCGAGCTGAGTCGGCGCCTCATCGAGGAGAGGGGATTCACCTGGATCGGGGTCGAGGGGGACTGGCCCGACTGCTGGCGGGTCAACCGCTGGCTGCGCGCTCCAGAGGAGGATCGGCGCACGGCACGCGACGTGCTCGCGGACTTCGGGCGCTGGCCGACCTGGATGTGGGCCAACACCGACGTCGCCGACTTCCTCGACTGGCTCCGCGCCCTCAACCTCGCCCGGCCGCTCGACCGCCGTGTCGGCTTCTACGGCCTCGACGTCTACTCCCTGTGGGACTCACTTCGCGAGATCCACGACTGGCTCGCCGAGCACGCCCCGGACGCCCTGCCGGACGCCCGTCGTGCGTGGCAGTGCTTCGTTCCCTATCGCGAGGACCCCCATCGCTACGCATGGGCGACCCGCTTGGTGCCCACCTCCTGCGAGGACGAGGTCGTCGCCCTGCTCGCCGAGGTCCGGCGCCGGCACGGGCAGGTCGCCGAGGGGGACGAGGATGCGTTCGCCGTCGTGCAGAACGCAGAGGTGGCCGCCAACGCCGAGCTGTACTACCGCACCATGGTGCGTGGCGATCGGGCCTCCTGGAACATCAGGGACCAGCACATGGTGCTCACGGTCGAGCGGATCGCGCGCCACCTCGGGCCCGAGGCGAAGGGTCTGGTCTGGGAGCACAACACGCACATCGGCGACGCGCGAGCGACCGACATGGCTGTGTCCGGGATGGTCAACGTCGGCCAGCTCCTGCGCGAACGGCACCGCGCCGCGGATGTCGCGCTGGTGGGGTTCGCGGGCCATCGCGGCACAGTTCTCGCCGCCTCGGGGTGGGGCGAGCCGGAACGCGTCCTCCCCGTGCCGGAGGCGCGCCGGGGAAGCCACGAGGACCTCCTGCACCATGCCCTCGCCCGTCCCGCTGTGATCGCCTTCCCCGAGGATCGGACCGGTCCCTGGCTCGCCGACCGGCGCGGGCACCGCGCCATCGGCGTCGTCTACGAGCCCTCCCAGGAGAGCGGCAACTACGTTCCGACGGTCATCGGGCAGCGCTACGACGCCCTGATCTGGCTCGAGCGGACGCAGGCGCTCGTTCCGCTGCACCACGAGGCGCCCCCCGTCGAGCCCGAGCTCGAGACGGAGCCCTCAGGGTTCTGAGTCGTCGTGGCCTCATCCGTGGAGGGCGCGCAGGGCGTCGTACACCATGTAGGCCGGCCAGAACACGCCCTGGACCACGGCCCACACGTGTTCTCCGAAGCCGTTGGCGCCCTGCCAGAACCAGACCCAGGCGCCGATGATCCCGAGCCCGTACAGGGCCTGCGGAGGGCTGGGCATGCGGCTGTCGATGCGCGTGGCAGAAGTCGTGGTGTCGTCGTTGTCGTCCATGCCTCATGGAACAGAGCCTGGCCGGTGTCAGCACAGAGGCCGAAGGTCCTCCTCCGGGGGCACCACGGCCCTGGGCGCGGCGCTCGGAGCGCCCGATGCTGGCGGAGGGAGGAGGCATGATGGTGGCGGATGTTCCGGGATGGGCGGTCGCAGCTGTGCTGCCTGCCGCCGTCGCGATGGTCACGGTCCTGGGCGTGGCGGCGGGCGTGCTGGTCTATGCCGCGTACTCGGCTCGCGGCCGCGCCGTACCGGGTCCGTTGCGGTGGATGCTGCCGGCACTCAAGCTCGCCGCGTCGGCCCGGAACCACACGCTCATGGTTGCGTCGTCTCGTCGACCAGCGACGAGAGCCGGGTCCGCAGGTCGAGCATCGGGGCGATCCGGGTCGCGCACGCCAGGACGAGTGCCTCGTCCTGGTCGGTGAACGGCCTGTCGACGGAGAACCGGACCACCGACGCGCCACCCACGACGCGCTCGTCGACCAACAGGGGCACGCCCAGCACGGCCCGGATCGGGAAGCGCTGCAGGGTGGCGATGGCGAGATGTTCGGCAACGAACTCGATGACCCTCTCGACCGCCTCGGCGCACCTTCTGTCCACCCGCGGCAGCAGCCAGGCTCGCCTGGCGTCCTCCGTCGCCTCCACAGCCCCCTCCCGGGAACAAGTCAAGCCGGGCACTGGTCGTGTCCGCAAGGAAGCCGGTGAGACGGTGCAGTCCGGTCCAGCGCCCCGGAGCGTCACGGCAGCTGCACGTAGCCGTGCTCCATCTTCCACAGGAAGTACTTCTCGAACGCCAGCTTCATCAGGTGGGCCTGCGGGCCCGGGACGAGCACCCCGTGCTTGCGGGGCGGAAGCATCTTGTCCGCGAGGATCACGACGCCGTTGTTCCCGGCGTCCATGACACATACCGCCTTGATGTCGCCGAACGGCCGCTCGTCCGTGGGCGCCTCGCCGCGAACCTGGTGCGCGATGTTGCGTGCCGCGACGTGGGCCTGCTGCTCGGTCGGGAACCCGGTCTTGGGCACCCCGACGGGTACCGACGTCGTCCACGGCACCTCGACCGCGGCCGCCACGCCCACGGCGTAGACATCGTCGTGCTTCTCGCTCTGGTACGTCGGACGCACCGGTACGAAGCCCTTGGCGTCGGCCAGGCCCGAGTCGCGCAGGAAGTCCTGCCCGAGGAAGGGGGGCACGACCATGCTGAACGAGAAGGGGAGCCGTTCCCCGTTCGCGAGGATGATCGCATCCTCCTCGGCCCGCTCGAGCGCGATCCCGACGCGGGACTCGATGCCCTGCTTCTTCAGGAACATGCCGAGGAGCTGCTCGCCGTGGGGCAGGCCGCCGATGCCGAAGTGGCCGAGGAAGGGCTCCGACGTGACGTAGGTCAGCCGGGTCCGCTTGTGCAGGCCGGCCTTCTTGAGCTGGTGGGCGGTGTTGAAGAGGAACTCATAGGCCGCGCCGAAGCATCCCGCCCCCTGCGTCGCCGCGATGACGACGTCTCCCGGCTGCTCCAGGAACCGTCGCCAGGCCGCGCCTGTCTCGATCGCCCGGTCCAGCGTGGTGATGGTGGAGGTGTTCTCCAGGCCGGGGACGACGCCCTCGTCGTTGCGGTAGCCGGTGGCGACCACGAGGTAGTCGTAGACACGGACCGCGCCGTCGTCGGTGGTGACGGTGCGTGCAGCGGGGTCGACGGCGGTGGCGGCCGCGTGCACGAACTCGATGCCCGCATGCTCCAGCGTCGGTGCCACCGGGAAGGTGATGTCCGACGGCATCCGCTTGCCGAAGGGCAGCCAGATCAGGCTCGGGGTGAACAGGAACCGGTCGCTCGCGGAGACGACCATGACGTCGACGTCCCCCGCGAGCTCGTGCTGCACGGCCAGTGCGGCGGTCAGGCCGCCGAAGTTCGATCCCAGGACGACGACTCGTGGACGCATCTCGTTCTCCTCCGCGTTGGCTGGATGGTTCGATGCCTCCATTCAGCCGCGTCCGGTCCGCCGCGGGTGGAGGCCTACGGCCCGCCCGGTCGGGCCGTAGGTCCTCCCGGGCTTCAGGAGGCGTCGGCGACGGCGTCGAGGGTGAGGTTCCGTACGGCGTCGATCAGCTGCTCGAGGCCCGCCGCAGGTAGGGCGCCGGCCTGGCGGAAGACCAGCTGACCGTCCTTGAAGGCCATCAGGGTCGGGATCGAGGTGATCTGGGCCGCCGCGGCGAGGTCGCGCTCGGCCTCGGTGTCGACCTTGGCGAAGACGACGTCGGGATGGGCGGCGGCCGCGCGCTCGAAGATGGGGGCGAACATCCGGCACGGGCCGCACCAGGATGCCCAGAAGTCCACGAGGAGGATCGGGTTGTCCTGCACGGCGGTCTCGAAGGTGGCGGCGGTGAGGTCGACGGTGGTCATGGGTGGTTCCTCCCTGGGGGTGTGCGTACGACCGCCATAACCCCCCGGGGGGATATTTGATTCCCGGCCAGAAGTCCTCGGGTGACGGGACATTGCGCCCTGCGACGGACGGGCACGCAGTGCGAGCGTGGGGTCCCCACCCCTTCCAGGAGGTCTCATGTCCCCGTCCGAGGTGCTCGCGTCCGAGCTGATGTCGTGGCCGGTCGTGACCGTCGACCACTCCTGCACGCTGCAGGAGGCGATCGAGGTCCTCGGCGCCGAGGAGGTCGGCGCGCTGGTCGTCACCCGGCACGGCCGTCCGGCTGGAGTGCTGTCTGAGCGCGATGTCGTCGCCCACCTCGCACGCGCCGCCGATCCGACCCACGTCACAGCGGGGGAGGCGATGACCGACGAGGTGGTGACGGCACCGGAGACGATCACCCTCCGTGACGCCGCCCGGCTGCTGGCCACGGCCGACGTCCGGCACCTGCCGCTGACCAGGGGTGACGAGATCGTCGGGATGCTCTCGTGCCGGGACGTGGTCGATGTGCTTGCCGACGTCCGGCGTACCGGATCGGCGTGAGCAACCCATGACGCGCTGACCGCACCGACCGGAGGGCCTGATGCCGTCGGCGGTGCCGCGGACCGACGCCATGACCATCTGGCCGACTGTTCGGTCATCAGTGCGGAGCCGGACCGCCCGCCGCCCGCCAGAAGTCCTCGACTGCCGGGACGTTGCGCCCTGCGGCCGTCGAGCATGCGGTGCGAGCGTGGAGGTCTCATCCCGCACCAGGAGGTGTCATGTCCCCATCCCCATCCCCGGATGCCGCACCCCGCGGCGATCGTGACGTGCGGCGCGCCTGGTGGTGTCTCGGGCTCTTCATCCCGTCGTTCCTCGGCGCGTTCGTGACGGGTGAGGGCCTTCTGGCGGTCCTCGGCTACGACGGAGAGGAGAGCGCGCCCGTGGGTGTCGCTCTCGTGGCCGGCGTGCCGGCGATGACCGTGTTCGCGTTGCCGGCCCTGCTGATCGGGCACTTCGGGCGGCGGGCTATGCGCAACGGACACGTGCAGGGCCGTGAGCCGACCGTCGTGGCGTTCGTGATCGCGGGTGTCTTCGTCGTGGTCAACGTCTTCCAGCTCGCCCTGCTGGCGGCACTGGGCTGAGCCGGGGCGAGAGCCGGAGCGGTGAGTGCGGCGACGTCTCCTGGACCAGTTGGTCGATCGCGCCGGGCTCGGTGACGTTTCGGCGGGTCGCACTGGCGCCGGACGCTACCCCCCGGTGCAGACTCAGTCGTCCACGAGCCGGCGGCCGCTGATCTGCGTCGGGCTGACCCGGACGTACACCGGCCGGAAACCCCGCGCCCAGGGCACCGGGCGGGTCGACTCCATCGCGGGCAGGTCCTCGCTCTCGACGTACGACGAGGTGCCGCGTACCAGCACGCTCCACCCGGTCTGGTGGAAGTCGTCGAGCCGGTCGACCTGGAAGGAGACCGTCGCGTCGTTGAGCCTCAGGCACATTTGGCTGGCCGGCGAGACGCGGAACAGGACCGTCTCGCCGTCCATCCGGAAGTTGACCGGGAGCGCGACCGGCCCGTCGTCGTCGGTGTACACGATGCGGCCGACCCGGGCCAGGCCGAGGAGCTGCAGGCACTCCGAGCGCGGGATGTCGTGCAGCGTCGCCTGCTGCAGGTCCTCGTAGGCGTCCATGTCCGTCATCCCTTCGTTCAGGCCAGCAGGCGTCCGCCGTCGACCACGATCTGGGCGCCGGTGACGTAGGAGGCCAGGTCGCTGGCAAGGAAGAGGGCAGCACGGGCGATGTCGTCGGGTGCGCCCATCCGGCGCATCGGGACCTGGGCGAGGAACGCCTCGAGGACCGCCTTGGGGTCGGTCCCGGAGCCTCCTGCCGCCTGCATGGTGGCCACGCCGGGTGTGGCGATGGCGCCCGGGGCGATGGCGTTGACCCAGATGCCGTGGGGGGCGAGCTCGAGGGCGAGGTTCTTGGTGAAGCCCCAGACGCCGTGCTTGGACGCGTCGTAGTGCGCCAGGCCCACGCTCGAGGGGTGCAGTGCGTCGATGGAGGTCACGTTGATGATCCGGCCGCCGCTCTCCTGGTGGCGCATCCGCAGCGCGGCCTCCCGTGAGCACAGGTAGACGCCGCGCAGGTTGGTGCGGATCACCCGGTCGAAGTCGTCGGGCGTCATGTCGAGCACCGGCACACTGGGGAAGATCCCGGCGTCGTTGACCAGGATGTCGACCCGGCCGCGCCAGCCGATGGTGTCAGCGACGAGGCGGTGGACGTCGTCGGCGTCACCGACGTCGGCGTACATCGCCATCGCGGAGCGACCGTGCTCGACGAGCTCCTTGGCGGTCGTCTCCGCGGCCTCGAGGTCGGCGTCAGCGACGACGACGGAGGCCCCGGCCTCGGCCAGCCGCTCGACGATGCCCCGCCCGATGCCCATGGCACCGCCAGTGACGATCGCCGTGCGCCCGGTCAGGCTGATGAGGTCGGTGATGCTGGGTGAGCTGATGCTCATGGCTGGTCCTCTCGTTGTCCGTGCGACACGACCAGCCTGTGCGAGGGTGACGGTGGCGGACAGGGTCCAAAGACCCGTCGAGCCCCGGCCTCTTGGCTCACTCGGCGGAGGAGGACGTGACCTGGTCGCCCCAGGCGGCACGGGCACCGGAGTCGCCCACGCGGTAGACCTGTACGCCGGCGGCCAGCGCGGCCACGACGGCACCGGCGGCCAGGACCCGCGCCGCGTTGCGGGCTCCGGGACCACGGCGGTCGACCCAGACGAGTCCGGCCACCAGCAGCAGCAACGGGAGGGCGAACCAGATCAGCTGGTCACCCAGCTGGGCGTGGGAGCCCGGGTCACCGACG
The genomic region above belongs to Nocardioides sp. QY071 and contains:
- a CDS encoding site-2 protease family protein, which translates into the protein MRGHLRLGRPLGFPVEISWSTLVVVGILTWALADGVLPVAAPGYARLSYYLAGLVGALTLIGSLLAHELAHAVAARRSGVQVERLTLWLFGGVATLRGDPRNPRAELRIAAVGPVTSLAIAVAMAAVWAALGQAGADELVVSVAGWLALTNGMLAVFNLLPGAPLDGGRILRAVLWWRRGDRVSAASTAAAAGQVLGWCLIATATMAVLLGDVVDGLWLTMIGWFVLTAARTEQVATQAERALGGIVVRDVMSTGVRTGSADTTVDEFISRYVVSGHHSCYPVVEAGGAVVGLMTLGCLRAVPAAARSTTSARDACLRMEEIARCGPDEPLVQVLSRVTRQSGLRALVFQDGLLVGIVTPSDVARTLESRALAATR
- a CDS encoding glycogen debranching N-terminal domain-containing protein: MTEPWLFAETPATLAATSVTVMEGTTFCIGDGAGDLGGVDPGGLFVRDTRVLLVWDLVVAGRRAAPLNVHHESPYSVVHVGHLRLPSAEGAQEVLVTRHRVVGDGMREEIGLVNCSGRACRVDLRLLVGADLADLFEVKDGRVPGRPLPTTVERHNHLRVDGDRASGSGVVIVPDDAAVADAGSLLWSVELEPHQAWTTDVEVLVRVGGELLAALHPRGLPASEALPFQRRADWWAAAPTLETPDRRTREVLRTSVEDLGSLRIMDPAHPDQQAVAAGAPWFMALFGRDSLISSLMLLPLAPDLALGTCRALAAHQGRERVDVTEEEAGRILHELRLGPAGTLALGGGSAYFGSVDATPLFVMTMGEIVRWCGPEAVTPDLMGAVDRALDWIARSSDHEGFLSYARMTPQGLRNQGWKDSWDGVNFADGRLAEAPIALAEVQGYVYAALLARATLAEALEGGRGADTWRRRADDLKERFDERFWLPELGWFASALDRDERPVDALTSALGHLLWTGIVDSSRADRVAELLLSPELFSGWGVRTLATSMARYDPLSYHNGSVWPHDTAIAVSGLARYGYHDGAAQVADGLLDASLCFEHRLPELFGGFARGTPTVPVPYPAACAPQAWAAAAPVELLRALIGLTPADDGLACTPFVPHGLLPLRLDGVRSRGASYLVEVASDGRHRVRRRT
- a CDS encoding phosphoribosyltransferase, with the translated sequence MSTGTDMTFADRVDAGRQLAQRLQHLRGQDVVVLGLPRGGVPVAYEVARGLRAPLDVIVVRKLGLPFQPELAMGAIGEGGYEVLDRGLIARTGVTPRQVESVRAHERAELEDRVRRFRRGREPVDLSGRTAVIVDDGVATGATAVVACRAARHLGAARVLVAAPVGPRGLRRQDLGADDVVLVRAPEPFWAVGRHYRDFRPTTDDEVVALLDAAYTDRAPTGPSGTGHDADVEIPMGDVVLHGHLHLPAQPRGVVVFAHGTGSSRHSSRNQYVAHVLREAGLGTLLLDLLTPEEEPDRANVFDIALLAGRVATAVRWLRTRPDVGVARIGLFGASTGAGAALWAAADTELDIAAVVSRGGRPDLAGPHLGNVTAPTLLIVGGADPQVLRLNQLAADRLGGVSRLRVVPRATHLFEEPGTLREVAHLAREWFSHYLLAATHRSGTGPVVTR
- a CDS encoding erythromycin esterase family protein; this encodes MSTRLDALDRAAASQAQRLARPLVTAADLDPLVARLGPVRLACLGEASHGTREFYRWRAELSRRLIEERGFTWIGVEGDWPDCWRVNRWLRAPEEDRRTARDVLADFGRWPTWMWANTDVADFLDWLRALNLARPLDRRVGFYGLDVYSLWDSLREIHDWLAEHAPDALPDARRAWQCFVPYREDPHRYAWATRLVPTSCEDEVVALLAEVRRRHGQVAEGDEDAFAVVQNAEVAANAELYYRTMVRGDRASWNIRDQHMVLTVERIARHLGPEAKGLVWEHNTHIGDARATDMAVSGMVNVGQLLRERHRAADVALVGFAGHRGTVLAASGWGEPERVLPVPEARRGSHEDLLHHALARPAVIAFPEDRTGPWLADRRGHRAIGVVYEPSQESGNYVPTVIGQRYDALIWLERTQALVPLHHEAPPVEPELETEPSGF
- a CDS encoding GAF domain-containing protein, translating into MEDGARLRAAAVTLRGAGPDCTVSPASLRTRPVPGLTCSREGAVEATEDARRAWLLPRVDRRCAEAVERVIEFVAEHLAIATLQRFPIRAVLGVPLLVDERVVGGASVVRFSVDRPFTDQDEALVLACATRIAPMLDLRTRLSSLVDETTQP
- a CDS encoding FAD-dependent oxidoreductase, which codes for MRPRVVVLGSNFGGLTAALAVQHELAGDVDVMVVSASDRFLFTPSLIWLPFGKRMPSDITFPVAPTLEHAGIEFVHAAATAVDPAARTVTTDDGAVRVYDYLVVATGYRNDEGVVPGLENTSTITTLDRAIETGAAWRRFLEQPGDVVIAATQGAGCFGAAYEFLFNTAHQLKKAGLHKRTRLTYVTSEPFLGHFGIGGLPHGEQLLGMFLKKQGIESRVGIALERAEEDAIILANGERLPFSFSMVVPPFLGQDFLRDSGLADAKGFVPVRPTYQSEKHDDVYAVGVAAAVEVPWTTSVPVGVPKTGFPTEQQAHVAARNIAHQVRGEAPTDERPFGDIKAVCVMDAGNNGVVILADKMLPPRKHGVLVPGPQAHLMKLAFEKYFLWKMEHGYVQLP
- the trxA gene encoding thioredoxin, producing the protein MTTVDLTAATFETAVQDNPILLVDFWASWCGPCRMFAPIFERAAAAHPDVVFAKVDTEAERDLAAAAQITSIPTLMAFKDGQLVFRQAGALPAAGLEQLIDAVRNLTLDAVADAS
- a CDS encoding CBS domain-containing protein — encoded protein: MSPSEVLASELMSWPVVTVDHSCTLQEAIEVLGAEEVGALVVTRHGRPAGVLSERDVVAHLARAADPTHVTAGEAMTDEVVTAPETITLRDAARLLATADVRHLPLTRGDEIVGMLSCRDVVDVLADVRRTGSA
- a CDS encoding pyridoxamine 5'-phosphate oxidase family protein, which codes for MDAYEDLQQATLHDIPRSECLQLLGLARVGRIVYTDDDGPVALPVNFRMDGETVLFRVSPASQMCLRLNDATVSFQVDRLDDFHQTGWSVLVRGTSSYVESEDLPAMESTRPVPWARGFRPVYVRVSPTQISGRRLVDD
- a CDS encoding SDR family NAD(P)-dependent oxidoreductase; its protein translation is MSISSPSITDLISLTGRTAIVTGGAMGIGRGIVERLAEAGASVVVADADLEAAETTAKELVEHGRSAMAMYADVGDADDVHRLVADTIGWRGRVDILVNDAGIFPSVPVLDMTPDDFDRVIRTNLRGVYLCSREAALRMRHQESGGRIINVTSIDALHPSSVGLAHYDASKHGVWGFTKNLALELAPHGIWVNAIAPGAIATPGVATMQAAGGSGTDPKAVLEAFLAQVPMRRMGAPDDIARAALFLASDLASYVTGAQIVVDGGRLLA
- a CDS encoding DUF2231 domain-containing protein — protein: MFDLVNGLPLHPLVVHAVVVLLPLAILGTLAIVARPAWRQRYGLLVLGVALVATALVPVATSSGEALEKHVGDPGSHAQLGDQLIWFALPLLLLVAGLVWVDRRGPGARNAARVLAAGAVVAALAAGVQVYRVGDSGARAAWGDQVTSSSAE